One window of the Notolabrus celidotus isolate fNotCel1 chromosome 23, fNotCel1.pri, whole genome shotgun sequence genome contains the following:
- the prkd4 gene encoding protein kinase D4 has product MSTLAPSSPTSVSAPALVQFQLGLFREVVRVPAGNLSYGHAKRLAAEIIERKAPDVSVVGVGEKILLFRHQASSELLLHHLTEQDQLRDGDLIDVIIAESASVTEMRVRPHSLVVYSYRTPTFCHHCGEMLWGLVKQGLKCDGCGLDFHKRCAFKLSNDCSRARRQVSTSLSLFPPRRPRTHSLSNPAGGSLEEISMSKPSSRPPSWAEPPEWLTIGYGDKSRAQVPHTFHIHSYTKPTVCQYCHRLLKGLFRQGLQCSDCRFNCHRRCEQNIPRDCPGEKKGVNGEAVGHTPPADSEDTESLLSTTTTLEISDDEMSTDGDSTAEAKENEPPREPMSPCFSSNIPLMRLVQSVHHTKRRAGGVLREGWLLHHTNTDTLRKRHYWILDWKSITLYQNESSTKFYKEITLSEVLLVRGPAHLSMPSLPGNSVHSFEVVTSSLVYCVEAGESGMAWASAIRQALRPVESSRGNKAEEEKQDEHTHRDSVDISSVYQIFTDEVLGSGQFGVVYRGTHRKSGRLVAIKVIDKTRFPNKQERQLRNEVSILQNLSHLGVVLLEGMFETVEHVFVVMEKLHGDMLEMILSSERGRLPERITRFMVTQILEALRYLHLKHIAHCDLKPENVLLASADPLPQVKLCDFGFARIIGEKSFRRSVVGTPAYLAPEVISSCGYNRSLDMWSVGVIMYVSLSGTFPFNEDEDIRQQITNAAFMYPRQPWATISLEAVSLINNLLQVSVRRRFTVGKALGHTWLQDFQLWCDLREFEQKMGCRYLTHQGDEERWTKYTQERGLSVPSHLSWNAYNLDM; this is encoded by the exons ATGTCCACACTGGCTCCCTCCAGTCCCACCAGTGTCTCAGCGCCGGCTCTGGTCCAGTTCCAGCTCGGCCTGTTCAGGGAggtggttcgagtcccagcggGGAACCTGAGCTACGGCCATGCcaagaggctggctgcagagatcATAGAGCGCAAG gcgcCAGACGTCAGCGTGGTCGGCGTAGGTGAAAAGATTCTCCTGTTCAGACACCAGGcgtcctcagagctcctcctgcACCACCTTACAGAGCAGGACCAGCTGCGGGACGGAGACCTCATCGATGTCATCATCGCAG AATCAGCATCGGTGACAGAGATGAGGGTCCGTCCTCACTCTCTGGTGGTCTACTCGTACAGGACTCCCACTTTCTGTCACCACTGTGGAGAGATGCTGTGGGGTCTCGTCAAACAGGGTTTGAAGTGTGACG GTTGTGGGTTAGACTTCCACAAACGCTGTGCTTTCAAGCTGTCCAATGACTGCAGCCGAGCACGCCGTCAGGTCAGCACCAGCCTGTCCCTGTTTCCCCCCCGGAGACCCCGCACACACTCTCTGTCTaacccagcaggaggaagtcTAGAAGAG ATCAGCATGTCCAAGCCCTCCTCCAGACCGCCGTCGTGGGCAGAGCCTCCAGAGTGGCTCACTATCGGGTACGGGGACAAGAGCAGGGCTCAGGTCCCTCACACCTTCCACATCCACAGCTACACCAAACCCACCGTGTGTCAGTACTGCCACCGGCTGCTCAAAGGGCTCTTCAGACAGGGGCTGCAGTGCTCAG actGCAGGTTTAATTGCCATCGGCGCTGCGAGCAGAATATCCCCAGAGACTGTCCCGGGGAGAAGAAGGGCGTCAACGGGGAAG CGGTGGGTCACACCCCCCCAGCAGACTCAGAGGACACTGAGTCACTCCTCAGCACAACCACAACACTAGAGATCTCTGACGATGAGATGTCCACTGACGGAGACTCGACAGCTGAGGCCAAGGAGAACGAGCCACCGAGGGAGCCGATGAG TCCTTGTTTCAGCAGCAACATCCCTCTGATGCGGCTCGTTCAGTCAGTGCATCACACTAAGAGGAGAGCAGGTGGAGTCCTGAGGGAGGGATGGCTGCTGCACCACAccaacactgacacactg AGGAAACGTCATTACTGGATCTTGGACTGGAAGAGCATCACTCTGTACCAGAACGAGAGCAGCACCAAGTTTTACAAG gagATCACTCTGTCCGAGGTGCTGCTCGTTCGAGGCCCCGCCCACCTCTCCATGCCTTCATTACCAGGCAACAGCGTCCACTCCTTTGAGGTGGTGACATCATCGCTAGTGTACTGTGTGGAGGCCGGGGAGAGCGGGATGGCCTGGGCCAGCGCCATCCGTCAGGCTCTGAGGCCCgtagagagcagcagaggaaacaagGCGGAGGAAGAGAAGCAAG atgaacatacacacagagacagtgtG gacaTCAGCTCAGTGTATCAGATCTTCACAGACGAGGTTCTGGGTTCAGGACAGTTTGGAGTGGTGTACAGAG gCACTCATAGAAAGTCCGGGCGGTTGGTCGCCATCAAAGTCATCGATAAGACTCGTTTCCCCAACAAACAAGAGCGACAGCTGAGGAACGAGGTGTCCATCCTGCAG aacCTGTCTCACCTGGGCGTGGTCCTGTTGGAGGGCATGTTTGAGACGGTGGAGCACGTCTTCGTGGTCATGGAGAAGCTGCATGGAGACATGCTGGAGATGATTCTGTCCAGTGAGAGAGGCCGACTCCCTGAACGCATCACGCGCTTCATGGTCACACAG ATCCTCGAGGCTCTGCGCTACCTGCACCTCAAACACATCGCTCACTGTGACCTGAAACCAGAGAATGTCCTGCTGGCCTCTGCAGACCCTCTCCCTCAG GTGAAGCTGTGTGACTTTGGCTTCGCCCGCATAATcggagagaaatccttccgccGCTCCGTCGTGGGCACGCCAGCTTACCTGGCGCCTGAGGTGATAAGCAGCTGCGGGTACAACCGCTCTCTGGACATGTGGTCGGTGGGCGTCATCATGTATGTGAGTCTGAGCGGGACGTTCCCCTTCAACGAGGACGAGGACATCAGACAGCAGATCACCAACGCTGCCTTCATGTACCCACGACAACCCTGGGCCACAATCTCCCTGGAGG CTGTGAGTCTCATCAACAACCTGCTGCAGGTGTCGGTCAGACGGAGGTTCACCGTGGGAAAAGCTCTGGGACACACCTGGCTGCAG gacttCCAGCTGTGGTGCGACCTCAGAGAGTTCGAGCAGAAGATGGGCTGCCGGTATCTGACGCACCAGGGGGACGAGGAGCGCTGGACGAAGTACACCCAGGAGAGAGGACTGAGCGTCCCGTCCCACCTCAGCTGGAACGCCTACAACCTGGACATGTGA